A region of Saccopteryx leptura isolate mSacLep1 chromosome X, mSacLep1_pri_phased_curated, whole genome shotgun sequence DNA encodes the following proteins:
- the NBDY gene encoding negative regulator of P-body association: protein MGDQPCNSGRSTLPPGNTRETKPPKKRCLLAPRWDYPEGTPNGGSTSLPSAPPSASSGLKSHPPPPEK, encoded by the coding sequence ATGGGGGACCAACCTTGTAACTCCGGGAGATCCACTCTCCCACCTGGAAACACGCGGGAAACCAAGCCTCCAAAAAAGCGTTGCCTCCTAGCTCCACGGTGGGATTATCCGGAAGGGACCCCCAACGGAGGCAGTACCTCTCTCCCCTCCGCACCTCCTTCTGCATCATCCGGCCTGAAGTCGCATCCTCCTCCTCCGGAGAAGTAG